A part of Thalassophryne amazonica chromosome 3, fThaAma1.1, whole genome shotgun sequence genomic DNA contains:
- the gpx1b gene encoding glutathione peroxidase 1b: protein MAFYDLSARLLTGEPFSFSSLKGKVVLIENVASLUGTTTRDYTQMNELHERYTAKGLVILGVPCNQFGHQENCKNEEILQSLKYVRPGNGFEPKFQLLEKVEVNGKDAHPLFMFLREKLPFPSDDAVALMNDPKLIIWSPVCRNDVSWNFEKFLIGPDGVPFKRYSRMFLTSNIEGDIKKLLMQANEKNAL from the exons ATGGCGTTTTACGACCTCTCGGCCAGACTGTTAACGGGAGAACCATTCAGTTTCTCCTCTTTGAAGGGCAAAGTTGTGCTGATAGAGAATGTGGCGTCTCTCTGAGGAACAACCACCAGGGATTACACCCAGATGAACGAGCTTCACGAGCGCTACACCGCCAAGGGGCTCGTCATTCTGGGGGTTCCCTGCAACCAGTTCGGACACCAG GAGAACTGCAAGAATGAAGAAATTCTCCAGTCTTTAAAATACGTCCGTCCTGGAAATGGTTTTGAGCCAAAGTTCCAACTTCTGGAGAAAGTGGAGGTGAACGGGAAGGATGCACATCCTTTGTTCATGTTCCTGCGGGAAAAGCTTCCGTTCCCCAGTGATGATGCCGTTGCCCTGATGAACGACCCAAAATTAATCATCTGGAGCCCAGTCTGCAGGAATGATGTGTCCTGGAACTTTGAGAAGTTCCTGATTGGACCAGATGGAGTCCCATTCAAACGCTACAGCAGAATGTTCCTCACCAGCAACATCGAGGGCGACATCAAGAAGCTTCTCATGCAAGCAAATGAAAAAAACGCCCTCTAA